One region of Salvia miltiorrhiza cultivar Shanhuang (shh) chromosome 3, IMPLAD_Smil_shh, whole genome shotgun sequence genomic DNA includes:
- the LOC131019025 gene encoding folate-biopterin transporter 1, chloroplastic-like, producing the protein MAPRTRRSTRRTKSNHGLHDEEMDNYEHQINQEATGTQPRIVKELQPQISQTAIIFGVSSLPWLVKPLYGFISDSFPLFGYRRRSYLVISGLLGALSWSLMATLVDSKYDVAFCILLGSLSVAFSDVVVDSMVVERARGESQSMSGSLQSLCWGSSAFGSIISSYFSGSLVGAYGVRFVFGLTALLPLITSAVAVLVREEPVLGLVTVQNLSPYSSNFLESSKNTITQLWTAVKQPNVGDAVLLKSLFNSRKAVAKGWVRSVDPNHDVGGKRLGLNWCEVQVSVPIEWEEDLIRPYSNLSTIGDAIGACIAWPRHLVTDDDDD; encoded by the exons ATGGCTCCAAGGACTCGAAGATCAACTAGACGTACAAAGTCAAATCATGGACTACACGATGAGGAGATGGACAACTATGAACATCAAATTAATCAAGAAGCTACTGGTACACAACCAAGAATTGTAAAAGAATTGCAACCACAAATTAGTCAA ACAGCTATTATATTTGGTGTCTCATCATTACCTTGGCTTGTTAAGCCCCTGTATGGATTCATCAG TGATTCATTCCCTCTCTTTGGCTACCGAAGAAGGTCATATTTGGTTATCTCAGgactcttgggtgccctctcaTGGAGTTTGATGGCAACCTTGGTTGATAGCAAATACGATGTTGCATTCTGCATACTTCTGGGATCTCTTTCTGTAGCATTTTCAGATGTA GTTGTGGACTCGATGGTTGTAGAGAGAGCTCGAGGTGAATCACAAAGCATGTCCGGATCCCTTCAATCGCTCTGCTGGGGATCATCAGCATTTGGTAGTATTATAAGTTCCTACTTCAGTGGATCTTTGGTGGGTGCTTACGGTGTGA GGTTTGTATTTGGATTAACGGCTTTGCTTCCACTAATAACATCTGCCGTTGCTGTCCTTGTGAGAGAGGAGCCAGTGCTTGGCCTGGTAACAGTGCAGAATCTCTCACCATATAGTTCTAACTTTCTCGAAAGCTCAAAGAACACCATCACACAGTTGTGGACTGCTGTGAAGCAGCCTAAC GTTGGGGATGCGGTGCTCTTGAAGAGTTTGTTCAATTCTAGAAAAGCTGTGGCTAAAGGTTGGGTTCGAAGTGTAGATCCCAATCATGATGTTGGAGGAAAACGACTAGGATTAAATTGGTGTGAAGTTCAAGTTTCAGTTCCTATAGAATGGGAAGAAGATTTGATTAGGCCATATTCAAACTTGTCCACAATTGGAGATGCAATTGGAGCATGCATTGCATGGCCTCGACACTTG GTGACCGACGACGATGATGATTGA
- the LOC131014524 gene encoding protein HOTHEAD-like gives MAASRMSIPVVLVPLGIFFLIVSSSAEKAPYTSFAKNATSAPSIGYYDYVIIGGGTAGCPLAATLSASAKVLLLERGGLPYDNPNIVHAAGFFKTLVDSNSSLASPAQLFISTDGVRNHRARVLGGGSAINAGFYTRASSYYVNQVGWDPRLVNESYEWVERKVAFRPQLRQWQAAVREGLLDAGVLPDNGFTYEHLHGTKIGGTIFDEDGVRHTAADLLEYAQPNNITVYLHAAVHQILFTTSPGQRAKAYGALFKDSKGNAHMAYLNKGSKNEIIVSAGALGSPQLLMLSGIGPGSKLKARGIQVVLDQSMVGQGMSDNPLNGFVIPSRRPVESSLAQVVGITDIDFFIEAVSGQFNPSTYQSGNYHGLLMGKVSGPFSRGYMELDSRNPNDNPSVTFNYFSDSRDLHKCVQGMEILKRVVKSQPISQFRYPNSTIQSLLEYTLSIPLNLRIKHKSAAYDMEQYCKDTVITIWHYHGGCQVNRVVDGDYRVLGVDALRVVDGSTFYYSPGTNPQATLMMLGRYMGQKILQHRQREIGT, from the exons ATGGCGGCTTCCCGGATGTCAATCCCCGTTGTTTTAGTTCCCTTGGGGATTTTCTTCTTGatcgtttcttcttctgcaGAGAAag CTCCATACACTTCATTTGCGAAAAACGCAACATCAGCTCCGTCAATAGGTTACTACGACTACGTAATCATCGGAGGCGGAACCGCCGGATGCCCACTGGCAGCAACGCTCTCCGCCTCCGCAAAAGTACTACTCCTCGAGAGGGGCGGCCTTCCGTACGACAACCCCAACATCGTCCACGCCGCGGGCTTCTTCAAAACGCTGGTGGACTCTAACTCGTCCCTGGCTTCCCCCGCGCAGCTCTTCATCTCCACCGACGGCGTTCGCAACCACCGCGCCCGTGTACTGGGCGGAGGCTCCGCCATCAACGCCGGGTTCTACACGCGCGCCAGCAGCTACTACGTGAATCAGGTCGGGTGGGACCCGCGCCTAGTGAATGAGTCGTACGAGTGGGTGGAGAGGAAGGTGGCGTTCCGGCCGCAACTACGGCAGTGGCAGGCGGCGGTGAGAGAAGGACTGCTGGACGCCGGCGTGTTGCCGGACAATGGCTTCACGTACGAGCATTTGCATGGCACCAAAATTGGGGGCACAATTTTCGATGAAGATGGAGTTAGGCATACCGCCGCAGATTTGTTGGAGTATGCTCAGCCAAACAATATTACTGTTTATTTGCATGCAGCTGTGCACCAAATCCTCTTCACCACTTCCCCAG GGCAAAGAGCCAAGGCTTATGGAGCATTATTCAAAGACTCAAAAGGCAACGCACATATGGCTTACTTAAATAAGGGAAGTAAAAATGAGATAATTGTGTCTGCGGGTGCGTTGGGCAGCCCGCAACTTCTAATGCTGAGTGGTATCGGGCCGGGCTCTAAACTCAAGGCCCGTGGAATACAAGTAGTTTTGGACCAGTCAATGGTGGGCCAAGGGATGTCTGACAACCCACTCAATGGTTTCGTAATACCTTCTAGAAGGCCTGTGGAATCCTCCCTCGCTCAGGTGGTTGGCATAACTGATATTGATTTTTTCATTGAAGCAGTTAGTGGCCAATTCAACCCCTCTACATACCAA TCGGGCAACTACCATGGACTCCTCATGGGAAAGGTATCAGGACCATTCTCAAGGGGGTATATGGAGCTAGATAGCAGGAACCCCAACGACAATCCAAGCGTCACATTCAACTACTTCAGTGACTCGAGGGACTTGCACAAGTGCGTGCAAGGCATGGAAATCCTCAAAAGAGTTGTGAAATCACAGCCCATCTCCCAATTTCGATACCCTAACAGCACGATACAATCACTATTGGAGTATACGTTGTCGATTCCCCTCAACCTCAGGATTAAACACAAGTCAGCAGCTTATGACATGGAACAATATTGCAAGGACACGGTGATAACAATATGGCATTATCATGGAGGTTGCCAAGTGAATCGGGTCGTTGATGGTGACTATAGGGTGCTCGGTGTAGATGCATTGCGAGTTGTTGATGGTTCCACCTTTTACTACTCGCCTGGAACTAATCCTCAGGCTACACTTATGATGCTCGGGAG GTATATGGGACAGAAAATTCTGCAGCACAGACAGAGGGAAATAGGCACGTAG